The Dreissena polymorpha isolate Duluth1 chromosome 2, UMN_Dpol_1.0, whole genome shotgun sequence nucleotide sequence CTgaaatgcttttatattttttaacaaaaaaacaaaaaaaaaaacaatatcattatgTGTTAAATCAATCCGCATCCCATACCATCAAACTATACTATTACTGTATTTGATATCCGCATCCCATACCATCAAACTATACTATTACTGTATTTGATAACCTTGGTTTGCAATGTTTAGAATGTTTTTGTCTTTGTACTCgtgttgtcatgttattataattgagagttattcttaaataaaaatggaCCTGTTGAAAATTGCAAACACATGGGGGTATGGTATTTTCCTCCCCTAATTTGTTACCATTATCACACggattgtgtgaatttttggaatatCTTCTGTGACTAACATAgttcgcagtggtgtagtggatgaggtgtccccCTAGCGATCGGGAGTATTTGGGTTAGCTCCCTTCTCCGTTAGCGTTCACATTATCTCCtcaatagacaccaagtactggttcttcccaggaaatggactcgacagtgtccatatctgcctgtaatactcgaaagagcggttgaaatttgcacaggctaatcagggacgaacttTTCCGGCTTAACTGGATACTCGTGTAGAAGAGGGTTCCTTTAATGGCAAAAttccatataaaaaaaaacaagtgttgtccctaatcagCTTTTTCCGACTCCACATGCTAACCTTGGgggacactttatgcaaatgcatgaaTCCTATAGGTTTCCCAGAATGAAGCAAATTCTGGAAAGTATGCATTGATAGGAGCTGCAGCACAGCAAGGTATGAGGTGATCGGCGCTAAGGGAAATctgggcttattgcatgagcgtaaattgtcgtcccaaataagcctgatAATAAGGGACAACAGTTTCCGCATAAACAGGATTTTCTCTTAGAAGAGGCTTCTTTATACCATAAAAGCAGGATTTGTTGTCTgtaaaactgcacaggcttatctggtacaacaCATTGCACGCATGCATTCAGCGgtttaagccccattttttcaGAGAGAAGCTCAGTTTTACATGCACGTTCACTCACTTACACATGCATCTGTTAGCTTCCATCTAGAACATTTACAGTTTATTTACGGCTATGCGGTAAATTATCGACTATTAAAACACTTTAACGACAAACAAggaacacaaatatatatataaaagtctttATCTTGCTTTTAAATGAAACCGCATTCTCGTATCTGTTAAGTGCTACAGTGATTTCCCTTGTCAGGATAGAGGAAGAAGCCAGAGTTGCTGCCCATTTCTTCTAAAAATAGATAAAGACAAATTAATTAATGTTGTCTTTTCAGATAATTGTCAAGCATACGTATTACAAATCATTAAAAAAGAAGtaagtatttaatttttaaatgttattgaatttattttatttcattttatgtgcAGTATATTTTCATGAAGAATAAAATTatagaaacataattttgtttaaaacaaccGTAAAGTAAACTTTGTACTGAAATAAGAAGGCAATATAAAAGACCTTGAACTACAAGTTTCGTTGGtagtatttatgatattaatatTTACCTGCCTTGCAGGTTGCTTTAAATAGCATAATTTCTGCAGTTTCAGAAATGGGATATTAAaatttgtatgtatatattgtgcattaaaaaaaaatgtaatatattatatCCACAATCATTTATAAATTGAAATgatgtattatattatgtttaacaaaaaatttgccaatattataacaaataataatacaaaaactcCATCacagttttattttacaaaaatcaattgatcagtaaacattattttgtcccaaATGTGTGGGGGTATATAACAGTAGCAATAACCACGCACCTGCTATGCAAATTATTGCGCAACCGGTGTTCAGGCAAAAAGTTGACCGAACAATGTGGGGTGTTTTTAACGCTTCACTACCAACATGAAAGAAGTAATCCAAATGAAACGTTTGcatttaggtcataatacactaaatagtttccctatataattcaatgtaaaagcgacaactttgagcgaaaataaatgcaacattttgcacatagagacccccataaccataccttttcttaaaggccattctaagcggaatcgatttatgcaataaaaaagatatgtcatgtacaatgcaagaaagaacttgacacaaatcaaaatcgactgtttttgcaactctttttttttcggccgtttcttagtggaatgttaccttttctagtgcaatggtttactatagtcttcacgtgtatcatattacagggattcagtagtgaacacctattcataccctaccattatctccgcaagataatacccgaataatggtaaaaagtgtaaaacatgccttcctgtcaactatgatatttttttagagagtacagccctacataaagcgatcatttagtgtattgtaacctatatgGAGGAGATATGTCCAAATAAGCGGTATCTGACCTAGCCATGACCGGAAAAGAAAATGTTAACTGTAAATTACTTATGTATAATCCAGAACTTGCAGAAGTTGTGTTCAGCCTGTTGGAAGAGCTTGTATTTGGAGACTAAGTGGATGCGCTCTTGAATTGTCACTTTTGGTGGAAACTCCTGCTGTGGCTAAGCAGGCCGATGAGGAAGTGGCAGTCCTTTTTGCAGAAGTAGTTAAAATTATAGTTCGTCACTAACGCCTGGATACCATATGATATGGAGTTCTGATATGAGGTATTAAAGCCTGTCAAACATTTAGGAAAAGATATAAAATCACAATTACTTAGGCGAATAACCAGTTCACTTAAtggttttataatataaaacttttaaatatatgtttaaaacagttttgttcaCATATAAATAGGGGAAAAAAAGAGCACCAAAAGTCATTCGGCTGTTAATTGTATAACAATACGAATAATTTTAAGAAATTGATGATGTAAAGCGTCACTTTGATAGTTTAACAATTCAATATTTCTGTACTGCTTGAAATATTATATCAGGGCTATATATAAACCTTTTAAGCCACATAACCAAGTGCCCTAAGAGTTCACATGTCCTGACCAAAAAGATACTTCTCCTTACCTTTACATCATGTAACTAATAGTATATTATGTAAGAGCAtttttcctcaccactttgggAATGCAGCATTTTGAGGTCAGGACATTTTAAGGCACTCGTCTGATGGGACAAGTGGATCTGAAAGTTATAGTCCAGCCCTGTATACTATATTGATGTTTATGACTATAACGTATATATTGATGTTGTAATGTAAAGATAGTGCAGTATTTTTGTACCAGACGTGCGACCTATACTATTTACCAGTTGTTTTTACTGATATTGAAATGTATAAGTTTGGGATTATGTGTAAGCTAAAACCTAAGTAAAATTATAATCTTTGAAATTGACGGACATTCGATTTTTAGATATATTATACTCAAAAAATTAACCTCCTTTTATCATTATCAGATTATACTACAATGTGTTTaaagtatgcatgtatatattctTCATATAGTTTTGTGCATGAAATATTTACCATCCATGTATTCACATTGTATAATATATTGGTAATTTTCTATAGACATTATATGGTTTAAGAAATCAAGACATTGAAGTTGATTATATAACAATTTACCAACGAGATTATTAACCAGACTTACAGACCCCATAACAGAAAATGCAAAGGGTGGTGCTAAAAAGGGGCTGAATGGAAACCAATCCAATTCAGTCTGGCAACAGTTGTCActaattgcataaataaatggCATTTCTTACTCCAAACCATAGTTATAAAGGCTTTTCAGAATAGTCTTTTAAGTTGCTTTTGAATATTTGTGAAACTATTTTACATTTGAAAAGTGTTGCCTAGATTTAGTTTTAAGCATTCAAGAGGAGCGGCAGCATCAGAAGCACACAGGAGCAGGTTATAGAAACCTGCTATTTCATGTGAGGTCTTTCCCTAGACATGTTGTTTTATCAGAAGTTAAGTAGTGAAGTTGGTAAGCATTTTCACGTTGCATATAATTTGAGGatatgtaatttttgttttagcgtaaataatatatcttttatggattgtgcatattttgcatttttttaatgtagTAAATATGACGTTGTCCATAGAGAATTTCTATATAACTGTGTGGAAATATGAAGCAGATAATTGTTTAGTCCTGATTATTATTAGAGCTaaatttaattgtatgtttttatttttaagaaaccAGTTTAATAATGAACAACTTTTGTAATGAAAAATTACAGGGTTGCCcaatttgtctttaaaaaaagttttgtatCACACAAACACAAGTGAATGTATCATATTAATTGTAAGCAattgtaaaaatgaaaaatggATAAAGAAGtaccatatttgtttttataaccaATACATAAAACATAACTATACTACCTTCAGTGTAAATATCACAAATAGCACATGCAATTATAACTTATTATCAAATGACTTAaagaaataccataaaagcaggcTTAATTGTCTgtaaaactgcacaggcttatctggtacaacaCATTGCACGAACGCATGAAGTCCCATTTTCTCAAAGAAGCGCAGTGGAACAGGAACACTCACACCTGCATCTCTTGGCTTTCATctagaacatttaatgtttatttactgcTATGCGGTAAATGAGTTAGAAGCTACTGAACATTAAAACACTTTAAAGCCAAACAAGGAAGAAAAGAATATTTAACAATCTTTATCTTGCTTTAAAATTAAACCTCATGCTCGTATCTGTCAAGTGTTACAGTGATTTCCCTTGTCAGGAAGAAGCCAGAGTTGCTGCCCATCTCTTCTAAAAATAGATACtaataaattgattaattttgTCTTTTTATCTAATTTTCAAGTGCACATATTacctataattaaaaaaaagtaaataatgtatttttgaaaTGTTAGTTAATTAATGTTATACCTATTTGATGTGCAGTATATTTTCCTGAAGAATAAAATGATGGAAACATACTTCTGCTTTAAGTAGCCGTAATGTAAACTGTGTACTGAAATAAGAAGGTTATATAAAATCTTTAACTCTTATGCTCATGTTAActctggtttcactacagtcacgCATAAATCTTTCGCCTTAGTGATCgattaaagtaattaaaaatgATGACAGTAATGCATTTGCCGGCATTGACCGGAAGTGCTTTAGTAGACAGTGCTAGGGAACGAACAGTAAAAGTTAAAGGAAAAAGAGGATGCAGTATGATGGGCGTAGTAAATATTCTGACGAAAAATGGAGTGGAAGTTACTGACGTGGAGTGGTTAGCCTCGGGACCTCCGGGATCGGCAGAGTATGACGTCACCTTCGCAAACTCAGATAAGTGCCGCTCTTTTTTATCTAGAGTATCAATGCAATCATCTGTTACTCATAGCGGGGTTCAGTACCGTTTTTTCAAATATGGAAAACAACTGGTCACGTGCAGAGTGCACTGGCTACCAGCATTTATTAGCGATTTGGCAATTGCAGATATGTTTAAAGGGTTTGGGCAAGTGGTTTCTGTAGAACATGACACTTTGAAGGTTGGTGACTTTGTCACAAGATCTGGAGTGAGGATAGTCACACTTGAGTGTGAGTCAAATATGACAGAGGCTATACCACACATACTAGCATTCGAATGTGGCTCAAGAGCCCTTATTACCATGCGAGGAAGGCAACCTTTGTGTCTCTATTGTCAAGAGGTGGGACATGTACGCAATACATGCCCACAAAatattaatgcaatatttaaGCACAACCAGGAGAGTGTTTCAGGGACAAAAGTTGTAAAGGATGTGGCACAAAAGGCACCTGATGTGGCACAAAAGGCACCATCATCAAATGTCAAGGAGACAGTTGCAGAAAGGCCGGAAGTGACGGTTGAACAATCATCAACACAGAAGGACGATTTCCAGGTCGTTGTTAGCAAGAAAAAGAAATCAAGCGGTCAAAAGAAACAGATAACAGCAGAAGAGGTGACACAAACAGAGAAAGAGGAGGAAAACATGGACGCACAGGATTTAGAGGTGAGGGGAGAAAAGAGGGGTCGAAAGGGTTTGATCACAGGATCAAAAAGAGTATGTGATAAAGAAAATACTAACAGTAGTGAAGAATTGTCTCCCTTACCCCAAAACAGATTTACGGTGTTAGAAGTTGATGATCTCGAAGAACATACATTAGTAATTGATTTAGATTCGCAAGATCTGAACATGACCCCTGTTGATTAAAT carries:
- the LOC127866922 gene encoding uncharacterized protein LOC127866922 codes for the protein MMTVMHLPALTGSALVDSARERTVKVKGKRGCSMMGVVNILTKNGVEVTDVEWLASGPPGSAEYDVTFANSDKCRSFLSRVSMQSSVTHSGVQYRFFKYGKQLVTCRVHWLPAFISDLAIADMFKGFGQVVSVEHDTLKVGDFVTRSGVRIVTLECESNMTEAIPHILAFECGSRALITMRGRQPLCLYCQEVGHVRNTCPQNINAIFKHNQESVSGTKVVKDVAQKAPDVAQKAPSSNVKETVAERPEVTVEQSSTQKDDFQVVVSKKKKSSGQKKQITAEEVTQTEKEEENMDAQDLEDGSCGAVSCCYSGCHARSERENNKVIQCFVSFV